A section of the Mycolicibacterium anyangense genome encodes:
- a CDS encoding PQQ-dependent sugar dehydrogenase — MRVRRPVHGVLAAVCAAGLMLSGCAKFNNSISQPFTTAPELAPGPTSTPPPPPPLPPKPFPKACPAPGVMQGCLDSTSGLIMGPDSKTALVAERTTGAVKEVSVSAEPKIKTVIPVDPSGDGGLLDIVLSPTYSQDRLMYAYISTPTDNRVIRVADGDIPKDILTGIPKGAVGNAGSLIFTSPTTLVVQTGDAGNPALAADPNSLAGKVIRIEQPTTVNQAAPTTALSGMGSGGGMCIDPTDKALYVTDRTPTGDRLQRIGPDSKASTVWTWPDRPGVAGCAALDGTVLVNLVNTKQTVAVRLAQGTGAVTGEPEVVRQDTHGHAWALQVSPDGNIWGATINRTAGDPEKLDDVVFPLFPQGGGFPRSNADNT, encoded by the coding sequence ATGCGAGTGCGCCGACCGGTTCATGGGGTGCTGGCCGCGGTATGTGCGGCGGGCCTGATGCTGTCGGGCTGCGCGAAGTTCAACAACTCGATCTCGCAGCCGTTCACCACGGCCCCTGAGCTTGCGCCCGGGCCGACGTCGACGCCGCCGCCTCCCCCGCCGCTGCCGCCCAAGCCGTTCCCGAAGGCGTGCCCGGCCCCGGGGGTCATGCAGGGCTGCCTGGACAGCACCAGCGGACTGATCATGGGGCCCGACAGCAAGACCGCCCTGGTGGCCGAGCGCACCACCGGTGCGGTCAAAGAGGTCTCGGTGAGCGCCGAGCCCAAGATCAAGACCGTGATCCCGGTCGACCCCAGCGGGGACGGTGGGCTGCTGGACATCGTGCTCTCGCCCACCTATTCGCAGGACCGGCTGATGTACGCCTACATCAGTACGCCGACCGACAACCGGGTGATCCGGGTCGCCGATGGCGACATCCCCAAGGACATCCTGACCGGCATCCCCAAGGGGGCAGTCGGCAACGCCGGATCGCTGATCTTCACCAGCCCCACCACTCTGGTGGTCCAGACCGGCGACGCCGGCAACCCGGCACTAGCTGCCGATCCGAATTCCTTGGCGGGCAAGGTGATTCGCATCGAGCAGCCGACCACCGTGAACCAGGCGGCGCCGACCACCGCCCTGTCTGGCATGGGTTCCGGCGGTGGCATGTGCATCGACCCGACCGACAAGGCGCTCTACGTCACCGATCGCACACCCACCGGTGACCGGCTGCAGCGCATCGGACCCGACTCGAAGGCTTCGACGGTCTGGACCTGGCCCGACCGCCCCGGCGTGGCGGGCTGCGCGGCGCTGGACGGCACGGTCCTGGTGAACCTGGTGAACACCAAGCAAACTGTGGCGGTGCGGCTCGCGCAGGGCACCGGCGCGGTGACGGGCGAGCCGGAGGTGGTGCGCCAGGACACCCACGGCCACGCCTGGGCGTTGCAGGTGTCCCCGGACGGAAACATCTGGGGCGCAACGATCAACCGCACGGCCGGCGATCCAGAGAAGCTCGACGACGTCGTCTTCCCCCTCTTCCCGCAGGGCGGCGGCTTCCCACGGAGCAACGCCGACAACACCTGA
- a CDS encoding DoxX family protein, whose product MTSQGPESRWQRPDDSSVRPASAQLVDPEDDLPSATYGGDFETTKIPPYSPAAPGPAPAPSSGYGLLHDPEPLPYVQPHAEPAPITAAGPMEIEPFDAEERAKAAGRRGTQDLGLLLLRVVVGVIFIAHGLQKAFGWWGGQGIDGFKTAIADAGYQHAGILTYVGAGGQIIAGVLLVLGLFTPVAAAGALAYLVNSLLTVISAQRQEGYLSVFGANGVEYLLVLATAAAAIILVGPGRYGFDAGRGWARRPFVGSFIALVIGIGGGVAAWFFLHGKLG is encoded by the coding sequence GTGACGAGTCAAGGCCCCGAATCACGCTGGCAACGACCCGACGACTCATCGGTTCGACCTGCGTCGGCCCAACTGGTCGACCCGGAAGACGACCTCCCCTCGGCCACCTACGGCGGTGACTTCGAGACCACCAAGATCCCGCCCTACAGTCCCGCAGCGCCCGGCCCCGCGCCGGCGCCGTCGAGCGGGTACGGGCTGCTGCACGACCCTGAACCGCTGCCCTACGTTCAACCCCACGCCGAACCCGCACCGATCACCGCGGCCGGTCCCATGGAGATCGAGCCCTTCGACGCCGAGGAGCGGGCGAAAGCCGCCGGCCGCCGGGGCACCCAAGACCTGGGGCTATTGCTGCTGCGCGTGGTCGTCGGCGTCATCTTCATCGCCCACGGCCTGCAGAAGGCGTTCGGCTGGTGGGGCGGCCAGGGCATCGACGGGTTCAAGACCGCGATCGCCGACGCCGGTTATCAGCACGCCGGCATCCTGACCTACGTCGGTGCCGGTGGGCAGATCATCGCGGGTGTGCTGCTGGTGCTCGGCCTGTTCACCCCGGTGGCGGCCGCCGGTGCGTTGGCCTACCTGGTCAACAGCCTGCTCACCGTCATCTCTGCTCAGCGGCAGGAGGGCTACCTGTCGGTGTTCGGCGCCAACGGCGTGGAATACCTGCTGGTGCTCGCGACCGCGGCGGCGGCGATCATCTTGGTCGGTCCGGGCCGCTACGGCTTCGACGCCGGTCGGGGCTGGGCCCGCAGGCCCTTCGTCGGCTCCTTCATCGCGCTGGTCATCGGTATCGGCGGTGGTGTCGCCGCCTGGTTCTTCCTGCACGGCAAGCTGGGCTAA
- a CDS encoding PH domain-containing protein, which produces MSSGSAPDPIPATTAPGKPVVIRLSPMAHFASGFLALGLLALVAMFPAGGMALLVIPVVLSAAIIRLRTVADRETVTARTLLGSRTVRWDEVAGLRFERSGWAKAELTDGGDLLLPAVTFATLPRLTAATDGRVPNPYR; this is translated from the coding sequence ATGTCCTCCGGTTCCGCCCCCGACCCGATCCCGGCCACCACTGCACCCGGGAAACCCGTGGTGATCAGGCTGTCGCCGATGGCCCACTTCGCCTCGGGGTTCCTGGCGCTGGGACTGCTGGCGCTGGTGGCGATGTTCCCGGCGGGGGGCATGGCGCTGCTGGTGATCCCGGTCGTGTTGTCGGCGGCGATCATCCGACTGCGCACCGTGGCTGACCGCGAGACGGTGACCGCGCGCACCCTGCTGGGCAGCCGCACCGTGCGGTGGGACGAGGTCGCCGGCTTGCGGTTCGAGCGCAGCGGCTGGGCCAAGGCTGAGCTGACCGATGGTGGCGACCTGCTGTTGCCGGCGGTGACGTTCGCCACGCTGCCGCGGCTGACCGCGGCCACCGACGGGCGGGTCCCCAACCCCTACCGGTAG
- a CDS encoding acetolactate synthase large subunit, giving the protein MSAPTTRAPEPAAASPANGAEAAVPTTGNAAHKAGAPAAKRVAPYQLTGAESVVRSLEELGVDTIFGIPGGAVLPVYDPLFDSQKLRHVLVRHEQGAGHAASGYAHATGKVGVMMATSGPGATNLVTPLADAQMDSIPVVAITGQVGRALIGTDAFQEADISGITMPITKHNFLVRSGDDIPKVIAEAFHIAATGRPGAVLVDIPKDVLQGQCTFAWPPQIDLPGYKPNTKPHSRQIREAAKLIAAARKPVLYVGGGVIRGDATAELLDLAELTGIPVVTTLMARGAFPDSHPQNLGMPGMHGTVAAVAALQRSDLLITLGARFDDRVTGKLDSFAPEAKVIHVDIDPAEIGKNRHADVPIVGDVKLAIVELVEALRKTSSAGSPKANLDNWWEYLSGIRSTYPLSWAPQHDGSLSPEFVISELGKIAGPDAIYVAGVGQHQMWAAQFISYENPRTWLNSGGLGTMGYAIPAAMGAKMARPEAEVWAIDGDGCFQMTNQELATCAVEGVPIKVALINNGNLGMVRQWQTLFYGERYSNTDLATHSQRIPDFVKLAEAYGCVGLRCERAEDVADVIAQARAINDRPVVIDFIVGADAQVWPMVAAGTSNDEIMAARNIRPLFDDNEEGRA; this is encoded by the coding sequence GTGAGCGCACCGACCACGCGAGCACCCGAACCGGCGGCGGCATCGCCGGCCAACGGCGCCGAAGCCGCAGTGCCAACCACCGGTAACGCCGCCCACAAGGCGGGCGCACCGGCGGCCAAGCGCGTCGCCCCTTACCAGCTCACCGGTGCCGAGTCGGTGGTGCGGTCGCTGGAAGAACTCGGCGTCGACACCATCTTCGGCATCCCCGGTGGGGCGGTGCTGCCGGTCTACGACCCGCTGTTCGATTCGCAGAAGCTGCGCCACGTGCTGGTGCGCCATGAGCAGGGCGCCGGCCATGCGGCCAGCGGCTATGCCCACGCCACCGGCAAGGTCGGCGTCATGATGGCCACCTCGGGCCCCGGTGCCACCAACCTGGTCACCCCGCTGGCCGACGCCCAGATGGACTCGATTCCCGTCGTCGCCATCACCGGTCAGGTCGGTCGCGCGCTGATCGGCACCGACGCCTTCCAGGAAGCGGACATCTCCGGCATCACCATGCCGATCACCAAGCACAACTTCCTGGTCCGCAGTGGTGACGACATTCCCAAGGTGATCGCCGAGGCATTCCACATCGCTGCCACCGGGCGTCCCGGCGCCGTGCTCGTCGACATCCCCAAGGATGTGCTGCAGGGCCAGTGCACCTTCGCCTGGCCGCCGCAGATCGACCTGCCCGGCTACAAGCCCAACACCAAGCCGCACAGCCGCCAGATCCGCGAGGCGGCCAAGCTGATCGCCGCGGCCCGCAAGCCGGTGCTCTACGTCGGTGGCGGGGTGATCCGCGGTGATGCCACTGCTGAATTGCTGGACCTGGCCGAACTGACCGGAATTCCGGTGGTCACCACCCTGATGGCCCGCGGCGCGTTCCCGGACAGCCACCCGCAGAACCTGGGCATGCCCGGTATGCACGGCACCGTCGCCGCGGTCGCGGCCCTGCAGCGCAGCGACCTGCTGATCACTCTGGGGGCGCGGTTCGACGATCGGGTCACCGGCAAGCTGGACTCGTTCGCGCCCGAGGCCAAGGTGATCCACGTCGACATCGACCCGGCCGAGATCGGCAAGAACCGGCACGCCGACGTCCCGATCGTCGGTGACGTGAAACTGGCGATCGTCGAGTTGGTGGAGGCGCTGCGCAAGACCTCTTCCGCTGGCTCACCCAAGGCCAACCTGGATAACTGGTGGGAGTACCTGTCCGGGATCCGGTCCACCTACCCGCTGAGCTGGGCGCCGCAGCACGACGGCAGCCTGAGCCCGGAGTTCGTCATCTCCGAGCTCGGCAAGATCGCCGGGCCGGACGCGATCTACGTCGCCGGCGTGGGCCAGCACCAGATGTGGGCCGCACAGTTCATCTCCTACGAGAACCCGCGGACCTGGCTGAACTCCGGCGGTCTGGGCACCATGGGCTACGCCATCCCGGCCGCCATGGGCGCCAAGATGGCCCGCCCCGAGGCCGAGGTCTGGGCCATCGACGGCGACGGCTGCTTCCAGATGACCAATCAGGAGCTGGCCACCTGCGCGGTGGAAGGTGTGCCGATCAAGGTTGCGCTGATCAACAACGGCAATCTCGGCATGGTGCGCCAGTGGCAGACGCTGTTCTACGGCGAGCGGTACAGTAACACCGACCTGGCCACCCACAGCCAGCGCATCCCCGACTTCGTCAAGCTCGCCGAGGCGTACGGATGCGTCGGATTGCGTTGTGAGCGTGCCGAAGACGTGGCCGACGTCATCGCCCAGGCTCGTGCCATCAACGATCGGCCGGTGGTGATCGACTTCATCGTCGGCGCCGACGCCCAGGTGTGGCCGATGGTGGCCGCAGGCACCAGCAATGACGAGATCATGGCTGCCCGCAATATCCGTCCGCTGTTCGACGACAACGAGGAAGGCCGGGCCTGA